The Haematobia irritans isolate KBUSLIRL chromosome 1, ASM5000362v1, whole genome shotgun sequence DNA segment GTTTCAATGAAACAACAGCAAGATATAGCGCAACTGGTTGAGTTAAGTCAAATAATATCACAAGATGAGGACGAAGACGATGTAACATATCTAGAAGCAAATTTATATTCACCTGAGAGACCATGGATGTTTGTAAGTAGATATtcgcactttttttctgtgcatcttACAAGATGTACACATTTTGCAGCCaagatatggacaattttgggAAAGAGATGTTCCAGAACATTTTTCAAGGAAAGCTTTCGTGTCGATACGGAAACATTTGGATTACTTGTAAGTCTTCTAAATGCAATACAAAAACAGGATACGTGCTTCCGTTTGGCAATACCACTGGAAAAACGTATTGCGATTGCTCTATATGCATTGGGCTCTTCAGCAGAATATAGAACTATTGGAAGACTTTTTGGTGTTTCCGCTAGTAGCGTATGCAATATCTTGCATGAATTTTGTAAGATTGTTATTAAAGTTCTTGGTGAAGAGTACCTTCCATCGCAATTTATAACAGAGGAAAAAGTAAATGAATGCGTCAGTGGCTTTGAGAACATTGGATTTCCCCAATGTTTAGGTGCAGTAGGTAGGCAAAAGTGTTGAATGAGAAAGTCAAgtctttatatttatattattaaagaTGGATGCCATATCGAAGTGAGCCCACCATCGGGAGATGCTGTGGACTACTTCAATTACAAGGGCTGGTATTCAATAGTACTTTTTGCGTTGGTTGATTATCGGTAAGTACTTATGTGTTGTGTTGTCACGTACAATCATTCGTGATTATATTATTACATCGTCAATAGTTACAGATTTTTATATGTTAATGTCGGATGTCCAGGTCGGTGTAACGATTCATACATATATCGCCAGTCAGAACTAAGCAAAATGATAGAATCATCCCCATGGCTTAAGAGGAAAACTAAGGACATCTGTGGAACACCAGTGCAAGTTCTTATAATTGGAGACTCCGCCTTCAAATTTTCGCCTACCCTTATGAAACCTTATCCATTTTCCACTGCTGCTCCATTGGATAAGCAGACTTTCAACTACGGGCTGTCGAAGGCAAGAAGAGTGGTTGAGAATGCTTTTGGTCATATGAAAGCGAGATTTCGACGCATAGGCAAGGGATTAGAAAAtcatttgaaatttaataacAAGATAATTATGTGCTGCTGTATCCTGCACAACTTTTTGAATTGCAATAACAGCGAAATTAATGAAAACTGGAGAGTTGATCAAACCATTTTACGCCCTCAGCCTTGCAACATATCAGCGGATTTTTCTGAAGCTGCTGAGGACATCAGAAGTTCGATTTCAAAATATCTGTTTGAAAGGAGAAACCTATGATTAAAGTCAACTACATTTATTTATAACactattattaaatattaattttatttaaaataaaaattggtacaAAATTTCGTGATATAATTTTAGTGATATCAGTTCTTTTTcctcaatattttcaaaagttccATTTGAAATTTCGCATTCTGTTGTGTATTTTCATCTACTCGTTTTAGTATTTCTGTAGTTTGCTGTCCTCGCTCTTTTAATAATGTATTCCTTTCTTTTGCTACAAGAAACAATTCTTCATTTATGTTAGCTTTCTTTCGTTTCTTTAGAGGATTTTGTAAACAATCAGTATCACTGTATGATAAATTGCTACAAGAAGGTCTAGCATCAAAATCCAAAACACTCTCAGTAGTCGTTTCAtctaaaaaagaagaaaatataacAAGAAATTTAAAGTTACATTTGGTGTGGTTAATATAATATTGATCTCGAAATACGAACTTGTACTTTCAAACATGTTTTCGGTGACGTTGTGAATTTTGAAGGACCCCAAAATATTATGCAGTTTGTGATGATGCTGCCAATTGGATGGTTCTCCTCCTGTGGATCCTATTTTTCCCTTTTCGCTTCTatttaaacaattaaaacaTATATCGTTACTTTTATATATCTTTACTGATGATACAGATTGATAAAAAAGACTCACCTGTACTTTCGAGTAAGATTATCCAATTTCGTCCTCACGTCTGTCCATGCACCTTTAAAACCAACATCTTCGAGCTTTTTAGCCATTTCTTGATAGACATGATAATTTTTTCTAGTACCGCACAAATCTTCAATATATTCCTCCCACATGTCTAACAAAACATTCTCCTCCACTGACGACCACACAATACGTTGAGAAGTCCTTTTTCTTGCTAAAAATatgagtttttacaaaatagtaGAAGACAAATGAATACTAACATGAAACGTCAACTGccatatttccaaataaaaattatgaaatttttatcagtgATGACACTTTTTCTAGTGAAGACACTTAAAATACTCTCAAAGAATAAGTTGAAACAAAGTGAAATAGGAACATTTTCCAAAgatgttaaacatttttaaaacgcACGACGTCAAAATTAGTAtggaccagtaaggaaagtctaaagtcgggcggggccgactatattataccctgcaccactttgtagatctaaattttcgataccatatcacatccgtcaaatgtgttgggggctatatataaaggtttgtcccaaatacatacatttaaatgtcactcgatctggaagaatttgatagacttctacaaaatctatagactcaaaatttaagtcggataatgcactagggtggaacacaatgttagtaaaaaaatatgggaaacgtttaaatctgaagcaattttaaggaaacttcgaaaaagtttatttatgatttatcgctcgatatatatgtattagaagtttaagaaaattagagtcatttttacaactttacgactaagcagtagcgattttataaggaaaatgttggtattttgaccatttttgtcgaaatcagaaaaacatatatatgggagctatatctaaatctgaaccgatttcaaccaaatttggcacgcatagctacaatgctacttctactccctgtgcgaaatttcaactaaattggagttaaaaattggcctctgtggtcatatgagtgtaaatcgggcgaaagctttatatgggagatatatccaaatctgaaccgatttcaagcaaatttggcacgcatagttacaacgctaattctactctctatgcaaaatttcaactaaatcggagcaaaaaattggcctctgtgggcaaatgagtgtaaatcgggcgaaagctatatatgggagctatatcgaaaactgaaccgattttgctgatattttgcaagtttttcgagactcataaaatattcggatgtacagaatttgaggaagataggttgatatacacgccaattatgaccagaccggtgaaaaatatatatggcagctatatctaaatctgaaccgattttttccaaaatcaatagggatcgtcttttagccgaaacaggaccctataccaaattttaggacaatcggactaaaactgcgagctgtactttgcacacaaaaatacatcaacagacagacagacagacagacagacggacagacggacagacagacagacggacagacagacagacggacatcgctaaatcgactcagaatttaattctaagccgatccgtatactaaaaggttggtctatgattactccttcttggcgttacatacaaatgcacaaacttattataccctgtaccacagtagtggtgaagggtataaaaaaatgttaacatctTTGGCAAATTGATGGAAGATGTTAGATGTGTGTAGTGTAAAAAGGCTATTAGTGTCGCCACAACAAACTtccatattaaatatttttaatataatagcaaAACGCAAAAAGCAAATGCGTTTTTGTTTTGCCAACACCATTGCAGATGCGCTATTGACAACGATGAAGAAGTTACAATATCATTGCTTGGACGAAATGACCAACGGCgagttaaaaactttgttgactTGTAGCTCCATCATTATCCATTGTAAAATAGTTGGAGGTTGTCTTTTCTTTAATGTTTAATTCCAATAATAGttgttaacaagtatatacagcagtaagttcggccgggccgaatcttaaatacccaccaccatgaaccaaatattagagtttcctttgaaatttcgggagggcttgaggacacttcccgaagataaatttaaaaatttcacctatgaggactatatcagattctggatttaaaagaatcatttttgtttgagttttagaggaatcattaacatctcttgtaagtttgcaagaaaattataaaataacgtcttgatttgaaatcttaaatctgtagattttcatccgagaagtaaaatctggaaattttgcattgaatttcaagcaattttcatgatcagtgctccttctacaccctcaagaagtgaagtcggcctatatgggggcattaccaaatggaccgataaaaacttaaaccgatacacgtttttgtgagcctaaaataccagaatatttacaatttcaggcaaatcagataaaaactacggtttctagaaacccaaggagttaaatcgggagatcgtttttatgggggctatactaaaatatggaccgatactcgccgttttcggcacacctctttatggcccgaaaatacctctagatttccaatttcagcaaattggataaaaactttggattctagaagcccaagaagtaaaatcgataaatcggcctatatgggggctataccaaaatatggaccgatactcaccattttcggcacacctctttatggacctaaaatacctctcgatttccaatttcaggcaaattggataaaaatacggtttctataagcccaagacccaaaatcgggaggtcggtttatatggggaccataccaaaacatggaccgatgctcaccatttttgacacacctctttacggttctaaagtacctctcgatttccaatttcaggtaacttggataaaaactgcggtttctataagcccaagaagtaaaatcgggatatcggtctatatgggggctataccaaaatatggactgacactcacaatttttggcacccgTATTTGTGGCCCTACAATACCAAtttcaatttccaatttcaggtaaattgaataaaaactgcggtttctataagcccaagaagtaaaatcggccgatcggtctatatgggggctataccaaaacatggaccgatactcaccatttttggcacacctctttatggtcataaaatacctctagatttcaaatttcaggcaaattggaaaaaactacgatttctataagcccaagacccataatcgggaggtcggtttatatggggactatatcaaaaactggaccgagacgagtttgtgcaaaatttcagcacgattgcttcattattgaagactgtagcgtgattacaacagacagagagacagccagacagacagacggtcatCGTTATatagtcttaaaatttctccctgatcaagaatatatatactttatatagtcggaaatcgatatttcgatgtgttacaaacggaatgacaaacttattatacccccatcaccattctatggtggtgggtataaaaataatcaaaatatttccgccaaattcattttggtttgattttatatcagtgttacacattttttgttcattttcaaACGCAAACGGTGTGATCTTTGCAAGGGGTTTCGGCAACTCTGTGGTAACATCATAAAATGTTGTACTATTTgtatgcaacacttttttcCCCAAACCAAATCACCAAgagtgagcctgacacatcgggcttccacctaacctaacctatcatcaTTCTGTcaaggtgggtataaaaagacactAGTTACAAAACTTGACATTCATTTTCCTGTTTCGTTCCGGtagtatataatttttctttgggtttagggacaaattatttttataatttttcggcTGTCGTTGTAATGAGACAACAGTCTAAACTACTTATCCAGTTTTTGCTGAGCCATTGTAAGGCTAATtcttttgacgaattttctaaatttaaaccCACAGTGCAGCctcatttttatttgttcacaACTATTTGTGACCCCATATCTGCATATATTTTAACTGACTGAAATAATTGACTTGGGACCTCGTACTCATCACGTATCCTCAATGTCCTGACGCAAAATAACTTTCAACAGTAGTCTTGTACACTactacaacaacatctgttagcGGGAATAACATTCAGCAGCATAGTTGAATAGAAGATATTTTATATTGTCTCGATGATCTTTTGTTTTCGTAACGTTTTATAAATTCCCTCAGGGAGTGCAGAGTGTTTGGAGTAGGTTTTCATTCCCTCTGCACGTTCGTTCTTGAACTAATGACACAACAGTTGTACTAGAAGCCAGTCTAATCCTTTTGCTATATTTGCCAAATGAAAAATTGCTGCAAACCAACACAAAACTGTGGTGGCAGGGCAACAAAAGACTCTCGAACTCACACAAATTCAATATCACAGTGATACGTGCACATATCAGCTTGGATTGCATGCACATTTCTTTAAGTTTTGCAAATCTTCATCAGAGgtgatagtttttgttttttttttttttttgttaagtctatagattaaatAATCCTTACTGACTAATTATATAAgtacatttttacaaataacATTATGCATTTAAAAGTAGTATTATTTTACGCTTAAGTGTAGTATGATTTTCAGATAGGTCCAGTAAGAAGAAGTACTTATTGAATTGGAAGAACAGACGATGTAGTTCCGTGACAGCCTCAGAGGAACACTCACAAGGATCAGATTCAAAATATAGACACAATCCTTTCGTCCGTGAATAACATTAGACAAGAAACTAatattgttatacccaccaccatagaatggtgacgggggtataataagtttgtcattccgtttgttacacatcgaaatatcgatttccgactatataaagtatatatattcttgatcagggagaaattctaagacgatataacgatgtccgtctgtctgtgtgtctgttgtaatcacgctacagtcttcaataatgaagcaatcgtgctgaaattttgcacacactcgtcttttgtctgcaggcaggtcaagttcgaagatgggctatatcggtccaggttttgatatagtccccatataaaccgacctcccggtgtggggtctagggcttatagaaatcgtagcttttatccaatttgcctgaaatttcaaatctagaggtatcttatgaccataaagagatgtgccaaaaatggtgagtatcggtccatgttttggtatagcccccatataaaccgatctcccgattttacttcttgggcttatagaaaccgcagtttttattcaatttaccagaaattggaaatctagaggtattgtagaatcacaaatacgtgtgtcaaaaattgtgagtatcggtccatattttggtatagcccccatatagaccgatctcccgattttacttcttgggcttatagaaaccgcagtttttattcaatttacctgaaattggaaatctagaggtattgtaggaccacaaatacgtgtgctaaaaattgtgagtatcggtccatgttttggtatggtccccatataaaacgacttcccgatttggggtcttgggcttatagaaaccgtagtttttatccaatttgtctgaaattggaaatctagaggtattgtaggaccacaaatacgtgtgccaaaaatggtgagtatcggtccatattttggtatagcccccatatagaccgacttcccgattttacttcttgggcttctagaatccgaagtttttatcctatttgcctgaaattggaaatctagaggatttttcggtcataaagaggtgtgccgaaaacggtgagtatcggtccatattttagtatagcccccataagaacgatctcccgatttaacttcttgggtttctagaaaccgtagttttatctgatttgcctgaaattgtaaatattctggtattttaggctcacaaaaaggtgtatcggattaagtttttatcgatccatttggtaatgcctccatatagaccgacttcacttcttgagggtgtagaaggcgcactgatcatgaaaattgcttgaaattcaatgtaaaatttccagattttacttctacagttttaagatttcgaatcaagacgttattttataattgtcttgcacacttacaagagatgttaatgattcctctaaaactcaaacaaaaatgattcttttaaatccagaatctgatatagtccttataggtgaaatctttaaatttatcttcgggaagtgtcctcaagtcctcaagccctcctgaaatttcaaaggaaaccctaatatttggttcatggtggtgggtatttaagattcggcccatccgaacttactgctgtatatacttgtttttctttaacgTTGTAGTTTGATTATATTCAGCATGTATTCATAACTAGGAAAGTTACTAAAATTCCACCCATATCTACGAAGCCAGAACAAAAGAAATTGTTTCTGAACCGACAGATGAgatttattttctaaagaacggaATGGTATTTTATAACCCTGCAAAactcggtccatatcggccgtatatggtctcttgttTTCTCCGAACACACATTTTAATAGGTAACattaaatatcaaatatttggAAGAGTCTCATTGTAATGATGTAGTTCTGAAATTTTTGAGAAGATAAAggcaatcacaaaatttttgtgtgaaagttGAGAActtcctctaagtttgcaagCTTGTGGGTTCCTAGTGGGTACACAGGCTGAGtagtaggcgttgaaagttggttaCCTCGCGtgcatgaaatttttttagctgtcaaatccgcaattaggatacgatttcgatgattctttttttttctggaTAGAAAATGTAGAACCTTATTGTCGCGTGCATGTGCGAATATGTCCAACAGTTCttataattataaagggtgattcttttgaggttaggattttcatgcattagtatttgacagatcacgtgggatttcagacatggtgtcaaagagaaagatgctcagtatgctttgacatttcatcatgaatagacttacgatctgccacaacgtcgaattttcagtgaatgggccctagaaaagttggcagaaaatccgcttttttatcgacaaattttgttcagcgatgaggctcatttctggttgaatggctacgtaaataagcaaaattgccgcatttggagtgaagagcaaccagaagccgttcaagaactgcccatgcatcccgaaaaatgcactgtttggtgtggtttgtacgctggtggaatcattggaccgtattttttcaaagatgctgttggacgcaacgttacggtgaatggcgatcgctatcgttcgatgctaacaaactttttgttgccaaaaatggaagaactgaacttggttgacatgtggtttcaacaagatggcgctacatgccacacagctcgcgattctatggccattttgagggaaaacttcggagaacaattcatctcaagaaatggaccggtaagttggccaccaagatcatgcgatttgacgcctttagactattttttgtggggctacgtcaagtctaaagtctacagaaataagccagcaactattccagctttggaagacaacatttccgaagaaattcgggctattccggccgaaatgctcgaaaaagttgcccaaaattggactttccgaatggaccacctaagacgcagccgcggtcaacatttaaatgaaattatcttcaaaaagtaaatgtcatggaccaatctaacgtttcaaataaagaaccgatgagattttgcaaattttatgcgttttttttttaaaaaaagttatcaagctcttaacaaatcaccctttagatgtgGGAcccattttatgtatttatttttttttttttttttttgcaaaattttaactaagtgGCGTCAGTACTAGAAGGATCATTGTTTTCTTTCCCTAGCTGCATTCCTTAAAAAAGTGTGCACCTATCCGATTTAGATAAAAATTTGTAGACTCAATTTGTaacaattcttaaaaaaaaattaaattttgaccaattttttatatgacctCTTCTCA contains these protein-coding regions:
- the LOC142228101 gene encoding uncharacterized protein LOC142228101 encodes the protein MFFTEKNSSDPENHDFVRVLELNKWLLSRKQDTWWTPRSASAVCSKSHVEAEEDEPTNCPRSQLRLENKLLLYKTTLKPIWTYGRELWGTASNSKVEILQRYQFKTLRMITSASWFMTNKNIHKDLDVPMVRDVIRKSSTNYLNRLSNHSNILAITLLDDTNELKRLKRLSEKRILGLAVSMKQQQDIAQLVELSQIISQDEDEDDVTYLEANLYSPERPWICTHFAAKIWTILGKRCSRTFFKESFRVDTETFGLLVSLLNAIQKQDTCFRLAIPLEKRIAIALYALGSSAEYRTIGRLFGVSASSVCNILHEFCKIVIKVLGEEYLPSQFITEEKVNECVSGFENIGFPQCLGAVDGCHIEVSPPSGDAVDYFNYKGWYSIVLFALVDYRYRFLYVNVGCPGRCNDSYIYRQSELSKMIESSPWLKRKTKDICGTPVQVLIIGDSAFKFSPTLMKPYPFSTAAPLDKQTFNYGLSKARRVVENAFGHMKARFRRIGKGLENHLKFNNKIIMCCCILHNFLNCNNSEINENWRVDQTILRPQPCNISADFSEAAEDIRSSISKYLFERRNL
- the LOC142228112 gene encoding uncharacterized protein LOC142228112; this translates as MWEEYIEDLCGTRKNYHVYQEMAKKLEDVGFKGAWTDVRTKLDNLTRKYRSEKGKIGSTGGEPSNWQHHHKLHNILGSFKIHNVTENMFESTNETTTESVLDFDARPSCSNLSYSDTDCLQNPLKKRKKANINEELFLVAKERNTLLKERGQQTTEILKRVDENTQQNAKFQMELLKILRKKN